In a single window of the Oscarella lobularis chromosome 2, ooOscLobu1.1, whole genome shotgun sequence genome:
- the LOC136183810 gene encoding NAD-dependent protein deacetylase sirtuin-7-like isoform X1, translating into MESDRTLRARPTVVAVDEKKALRRQLKTIVKRDASSWTELERELVAECPSLVRDIERGVDKWISAKRRKLEVLDDVDVIESKSKKLADAFREAKSLVVYTGAGISTVINAASIPDYRGPDGIWTKLARGQAIGTVDLTKADPTFTHMCIAELWRRKRISHVVSQNCDGLHLRSGLPQSALSDVHGNMYIEVCTNCSPHRQYFRCFDVTGRTSLNRHNTGRLCCECGSKLRDTIVHFGEKGILEMPLNWAGAIEAADEADTIVCLGTSLKVLKKYGCLWRRGKGKRPKPRLYIVNLQYTPKDSQAELKISAHCDTVMMAVARELDVHVPIYDRSNDPIYDLATPTAHDATRCLPSRNRESIEPEDGLKKEVEQEETAPGWYGKGMRKGRKRKRTRKP; encoded by the exons ATGGAAAGCGATCGCACGCTTCGCGCGCGACcgaccgtcgtcgccgtcgacgagaaaaaggccCTCCGACGTCAATTGAAGACGATCGTCAAGCGCGACGCGTCTTCGTGGACCGAATTGGAGCGCGAACTCGTCGCCGAGTGTCCTAGCCTCGTTCGCGACATCGAGCGCGGCGTCGACAAGTGGATCAGcgcaaagcgacgaaaacTCGAG GTCCTAGACGACGTGGACGTCATCGAATCGAAAAGCAAGAAACTCGCAGACGCGTTTCGCGAAGCGAAATCGCTCGTCGTCTATACGGGAGCGGGCATTAGTACGGTAATAAAT GCGGCGTCGATTCCTGATTATCGAGGACCAGATGGAATCTGGACGAAATTGGCTCGAGGACAAGCGATCgg GACTGTTGATCTTACGAAAGCCGATCCCACGTTCACTCACATGTGTATTGCAGAATTGTGGAGACGGAAACGA ATTAGTCACGTTGTTTCGCAAAACTGCGATGGCTTGCATCTTCGAAGTGGACTTCCTCAGTCAGCCTTGTCAGATGTCCACGGCAACATGTATATTGAG gtctgTACAAATTGCTCTCCTCATCGCCAGTAttttcgttgttttgacgtcaccggaCGCACGTCGTTAAATCGTCACAACACGGGGAGGCTGTGCTGCGAGTGCGGTTCCAAACTTCGCGATACAATCGTGCACTTTGGGGAAAAGGGCATTTTGGAGATGCCTCTCAATTGGGCTGGAGCCATCGAGGCAGCAGATGAGGCAGACACAATTGTCTGTCTTGGAACAAGTCTAAAG GTGTTGAAAAAGTATGGATGTCTTTGGCGAAGAGGCAAGGGAAAACGACCCAAGCCGCGTCTGTACATCGTCAATCTTCAGTACACGCCTAAAGACTCTCAAGCCGAGCTGAAGATCAGTG ctcATTGCGACACGGTGATGATGGCAGTAGCCAGAGAGCTGGACGTGCACGTACCAATCTACGACAG ATCCAATGATCCTATCTATGATCTTGCTACGCCTACAGCACACGATGCAACGCGATGCTTACCAAGCCGCAATAGGGAAAGCATCGAGCCAGAGGACGGACTcaagaaagaagtcgaacaaGAAGAAACGGCGCCCGGATGGTACGGAAAAGGAATGCGTAAAGgtagaaagcgaaaacgcaCGCGTAAACCGTAG
- the LOC136183811 gene encoding rab-like protein 2A: protein MAASKTSSEAEDADVYKVKLICLGDSAVGKSKLVERFLMNGYQPRQQSTFALTRFKYNTKFKGKPVEVDIWDTAGQEKFQTMHAVYYHQAHACVMVFDVTRKITYKNLTSWYKELRGYRPEIPCILVANKIDADMSMTQKAFNFPKKHRLPFYFVSASDGSNVVKVFKEAIKAAIIYKEKSTDFVDEVMRELEALDGLKGGSSATKSASSETSSGQATAFDSPEDTQ, encoded by the exons ATGGCAGCCAGTAAAACGTCAAGCGAAGCCGAAGACGCCGACGTGTACAAAGTGAAGCTAATATGTCTTGGTGACAGCGCCGTCGGGAAGTCGAA ACTCGTCGAACGCTTTCTAATGAACGGATA CCAACCGCGCCAGCAATCGACTTTCGCTCTCACTCGATTCAAGTATAATACGAAATTCAAGGGGAAGCCAGTGGAAGTCG ATATTTGGGATACTGCGGGACAGGAGAAGTTTCAGACGATGCATGCCGTCTACTATCATCAAGCTCACGCCTGTGTCATG gtttttgacgtcactagAAAAATTACGTACaagaatttgacgtcgtgGTATAAGGAATTGCGGGGTTATAGACCGGAAATTCCGTGCATATTAGTGGCAAATAAGATAGACG CTGACATGAGCATGACTCAAAaggctttcaattttccCAAGAAGCACAGGCTTCCGTTCTATTTTGTCTCCGCATCTGACGGATCTAACGTAGTCAAG GTATTTAAGGAGGCCATTAAGGCTGCTATCATTTACAAAGAGAAGTCGACGGATTTTGTAGACGAAGTCATGCGAGAGCTCGAA GCTTTGGATGGGCTGAAGGGTGGCAGCAGTGCGACAAAGTCAGCCAGCTCTGAAACTTCCTCTGGTCAAGCGACTGCATTTGATTCACCGGAAGATACCCAGTGA
- the LOC136183810 gene encoding NAD-dependent protein deacetylase sirtuin-7-like isoform X2 has protein sequence MESDRTLRARPTVVAVDEKKALRRQLKTIVKRDASSWTELERELVAECPSLVRDIERGVDKWISAKRRKLEVLDDVDVIESKSKKLADAFREAKSLVVYTGAGISTAASIPDYRGPDGIWTKLARGQAIGTVDLTKADPTFTHMCIAELWRRKRISHVVSQNCDGLHLRSGLPQSALSDVHGNMYIEVCTNCSPHRQYFRCFDVTGRTSLNRHNTGRLCCECGSKLRDTIVHFGEKGILEMPLNWAGAIEAADEADTIVCLGTSLKVLKKYGCLWRRGKGKRPKPRLYIVNLQYTPKDSQAELKISAHCDTVMMAVARELDVHVPIYDRSNDPIYDLATPTAHDATRCLPSRNRESIEPEDGLKKEVEQEETAPGWYGKGMRKGRKRKRTRKP, from the exons ATGGAAAGCGATCGCACGCTTCGCGCGCGACcgaccgtcgtcgccgtcgacgagaaaaaggccCTCCGACGTCAATTGAAGACGATCGTCAAGCGCGACGCGTCTTCGTGGACCGAATTGGAGCGCGAACTCGTCGCCGAGTGTCCTAGCCTCGTTCGCGACATCGAGCGCGGCGTCGACAAGTGGATCAGcgcaaagcgacgaaaacTCGAG GTCCTAGACGACGTGGACGTCATCGAATCGAAAAGCAAGAAACTCGCAGACGCGTTTCGCGAAGCGAAATCGCTCGTCGTCTATACGGGAGCGGGCATTAGTACG GCGGCGTCGATTCCTGATTATCGAGGACCAGATGGAATCTGGACGAAATTGGCTCGAGGACAAGCGATCgg GACTGTTGATCTTACGAAAGCCGATCCCACGTTCACTCACATGTGTATTGCAGAATTGTGGAGACGGAAACGA ATTAGTCACGTTGTTTCGCAAAACTGCGATGGCTTGCATCTTCGAAGTGGACTTCCTCAGTCAGCCTTGTCAGATGTCCACGGCAACATGTATATTGAG gtctgTACAAATTGCTCTCCTCATCGCCAGTAttttcgttgttttgacgtcaccggaCGCACGTCGTTAAATCGTCACAACACGGGGAGGCTGTGCTGCGAGTGCGGTTCCAAACTTCGCGATACAATCGTGCACTTTGGGGAAAAGGGCATTTTGGAGATGCCTCTCAATTGGGCTGGAGCCATCGAGGCAGCAGATGAGGCAGACACAATTGTCTGTCTTGGAACAAGTCTAAAG GTGTTGAAAAAGTATGGATGTCTTTGGCGAAGAGGCAAGGGAAAACGACCCAAGCCGCGTCTGTACATCGTCAATCTTCAGTACACGCCTAAAGACTCTCAAGCCGAGCTGAAGATCAGTG ctcATTGCGACACGGTGATGATGGCAGTAGCCAGAGAGCTGGACGTGCACGTACCAATCTACGACAG ATCCAATGATCCTATCTATGATCTTGCTACGCCTACAGCACACGATGCAACGCGATGCTTACCAAGCCGCAATAGGGAAAGCATCGAGCCAGAGGACGGACTcaagaaagaagtcgaacaaGAAGAAACGGCGCCCGGATGGTACGGAAAAGGAATGCGTAAAGgtagaaagcgaaaacgcaCGCGTAAACCGTAG